In Thiovulum sp. ES, the genomic stretch AAGATTTTTGGCGACGGCGAACAATTCCGCGATTTTATTTATGTCAAAGATATTGTGAAACTGAATATTTTAGCGATGGAAACAGAAAAAGCTCGGGGTGAAACTTTTGTTTGCGGAACTGGAATTAAAACAAGTATCAATTCTGTTTTTACTGAAATTACAGAAAAACACCAAAAAGATATTTCTCCAAAATATGAAAATGCACGAAGCGGAGATATTCGAGAATCTTTAGCAAATAATTCCAAAATTAGAGAATATTTTGCAATTGATAATTTTATAAAATTCAAAAAAGGAATTCAAAAACTTTAAGTTGAGTTGTCCCATCTCAAATAGATGGGGATTTCAGCAATATTTTTTGATAAAATCTAAACTATATTTCTTTTGTAATCTTCGGGAAAATTCATATTTGTAAATAGTTTTTTGTCATCGAATTCAACAAGATTTGCATTTTTAAAGAGTTTATTCATTTTATATTCCCCATTTTTCAACATCTCTAAAACTCTACTTTGCAAATCTGTCTTGTAAATTGAGAGCAGTGGCTCACTTTTTCCGCCAAAAGTTGGTGAAGTAATTTCACTATTTTCACTCTTTTTAAAAAGTTCTCGAATTGCATTTTCGCTAAAAAATGGAGTATCCACACTGAGAACAAATAATTTTTCATTCTCAATTTTTTTCATAACGGAGTAGAGAGCAACAGTTGGTGCTGAAATTTCTGAAAATTGCGGTTCATCAAAAATTGAGAACTTTTCAAGATGAGGAATTTTTGGATTTTTCCATGAAATATAGACTTCTGAAAAAATTTTTTGCATTCTCTTAAACTGAAATTCCACGAGAGTTTCGCTATTTCCAAAAGGTAGAAGCGATTTATCTCTACCCATTCGGCGACTTTTTCCACCTGCAAAAATTACAGCAGGAAAATCGATCTTTTTCAAAACACAATCTCTTTAACAAGAAAATTTTCCGCTTCAAGAATTTTTCGTAACTGAAAACTCTTTGGCAATTCCGAAGTCTCATAACAGATAATAATCTGCTCGTAACTCATATCGATAATATTGTAGAGAAAATTATCTATCTCTTCAAAATA encodes the following:
- a CDS encoding molybdopterin-guanine dinucleotide biosynthesis protein A; the protein is MKKIDFPAVIFAGGKSRRMGRDKSLLPFGNSETLVEFQFKRMQKIFSEVYISWKNPKIPHLEKFSIFDEPQFSEISAPTVALYSVMKKIENEKLFVLSVDTPFFSENAIRELFKKSENSEITSPTFGGKSEPLLSIYKTDLQSRVLEMLKNGEYKMNKLFKNANLVEFDDKKLFTNMNFPEDYKRNIV